tggaagtaacttttGCATGGTTCAAAAGTAACTCTCTATAAATCTGTTTAATCATcgattgtttctttcctttcatttttgtttttcatgtagaatgagaaaagaagataCTATTGTATTTTTCAAGTTGAAAGGAGATACTAGATGGAGTACAAGctagctaccactagctgtgtagtcataTCCAATTAAAAAAGACATTCATTacagttactttctttttgatataagttacttctataatatatgtaaattacttttaggcttcattgaatttacttttacatgtctaagaagtaatttagtgaaatctaaaagtaatttagatatattataaaagtaatttataatttttcatcagaatataatcaatgtaagatcttgttataaagatttaattgttacaaatACAACGGTgaaatcggatcgtagatcggatgagtagtttaagagaaaattgtatttgaagtatatgTGTATAATGTCTCttatagatggagtggtagctgaTTTAGACAAGCTAGCTACCTCTTAAAAAGATTAACTTAATTAGCTCTATTTATTTTCACTTATTAGCCACACTATTATTCTTGAAAAGATTAAGGCCCCGTTCGTTTCTTTGTAAGGGTGGATAAAATTTCGGAttctcgtggcacgctttttaaactgctaaacggtgcgttttgtgcgaaaactttctatatgaaagttgatctaaaatatcagattaatcgaTTACGACTGGatatccatttttcaagtttgtaataattaaaactcaattaatcacatgttattaccacctcgttttacgtgaaacacttaatctttatcttcatctttattcaggagattcaaacaccacctaacttAGCTCTATTATTCTTTTTAGCTTATTCATCAGATAATATGGTTATTCTGTATTTCTAATATTACAATTCCTTTATTTTAAGTAGAATTACGATTTCTTTGATGCATTGCTTAAACCACTTATTTTATGTTGTATGCACAATCCGTTAACTACTCAACTGCTAATTACTCCTTATAACCAAGTCAATAATCAGCAACAGTATTTGTTTCATCCCTCGTACGTCCTCATAAATTTGAACCTATGAAGTACATATACTACTCCTTCCTTAGGCTGTGTTCCTCCCAACCCACCTCTCTTATTTTCCTCGTGCACGCTTTCCGAATCGCTAAACGGTACatgttttgtaaaaagtttatatagaaaagttactttaaaaaatcatattaatcaatttttttaatttttttatagataatacttaattaatcacgtgttaatctatcgctccgttttccgtgcagaGGGAAGGGGTTCCAAACCCCTCCAAAAGAACATAACCTTATAAAATTTAAACATAACATATATGAATCCACTCAAAatctaaaacatcttataatgtaAGAGAAAAACCAGAGCAAAGCAGTACATATGACATTAGCTAGAGAGAGATACATAGGGATatgtaactattttttttcaaattcttCAGTTCACCATCATGCATGGCTGGATGAGCCGATGACAGTGACTTCTGCTTGAACTGTCCAGCTCGATCCAACAACAAATCCTGCATTTGTGTTCTTCATCTGATCTCTCCGAATGAATTTGTGCCATCCCCAAGCAATTCCTTTGCAAGAAAACACGGTCCGGGCTGTGGTtcgccaaaaaaaaacaaaaaacaaaaacaaataagaGATGGAGAAAGTAAAATTGATATACATGAAGGTAATTCGCCACAAAAAACAAATGGGTTGTAAATGTAAACCCTGTTTCGAAATGCGTCAAATTCTAATGCAATTGAAAACTGGAGGAGTTGATATGATGAACCTTTCTGTTGCGAGTGTTTTCCGTTCTTTTGGTTCAGGATGGATATGATGAATTCTGCCATGATCGCGGACTCAATTGGAGGCATGTTGGAGTTATCATCAAGGCATAAGTAGATGGAGACATAGTCACGGTTGCGATAATCACCATATGGATCAACACGAAGGTACCTGACATAAGAATAAATCCAATCCATTTATTATGGTCGCATAACTGAAAATCTGAAAGTCTAAGATGTGCTATGAGAAATAAAGTACATCTTAGGGATAAGCTAAATAGTAGGAGACTTGCAATACAATGatcataaaaacatatatatggtaaaaatatatattggcaTCAATCCAGCTTGCTAACATGGTAAAAAGAATTTCATTTCCTAAGTTTCACAAATAAATACATGCGATCACTAGCTCATAACACACAGCACAAAGACAAATATATATGATGGTTTAACTAcacaatgttaaaaaaaagaaagagaaacacCTTTCTCTTTTTAAAGACAAGTACTGTTAGTGTTCTAATAACACACTCATTCAAATCATATAAAAACAAACATAAAACTTACTGGTACCATGTGTGCATACCATTTATGTTCACCAATATCAAACTTTGGAGAACAGATTATGGACTTTAAGTCCAATTTGGAGTCCTCAATGTTC
Above is a window of Oryza sativa Japonica Group chromosome 10, ASM3414082v1 DNA encoding:
- the LOC136351238 gene encoding uncharacterized protein, with protein sequence MDTRQGLKEDIVVDTTFELSIYNHSRRTHHGTRASYKFHYPKYYSEYTYLIPLSKLQDGSDFLADDTCVFGLDILRARKFKPTRNAKGVTIQHVFLQTKGFMQGNYTWNIEDSKLDLKSIICSPKFDIGEHKWYLRVDPYGDYRNRDYVSIYLCLDDNSNMPPIESAIMAEFIISILNQKNGKHSQQKARTVFSCKGIAWGWHKFIRRDQMKNTNAGFVVGSSWTVQAEVTVIGSSSHA